One Candidatus Roseilinea sp. genomic region harbors:
- a CDS encoding short chain dehydrogenase has protein sequence MRLQGKVALVTGAAHRVGKVIALMLAQEGADIVVHYGASADAAQQTAREIEALGRRTLLHQADMADWNQAAELGRRALAHFGKVDILINSASSFVPNDYFSTTEADFDKAFDVNVKGPFVLSQVIARAMMDDTGEGVRGNIINIVDEGAFFPWREYVAHGISKAALLALTRAQALNFGPKVRVNAICPGPILKPPDYTEEQWQALRKTNPLRALGTAEQVGEIVLFLLTGPQFINGDCIMLDGGRMWQHQ, from the coding sequence ATGAGACTGCAAGGAAAGGTGGCTCTGGTGACCGGCGCCGCGCATCGCGTCGGCAAAGTGATCGCGTTGATGCTGGCCCAGGAAGGCGCCGATATCGTCGTGCACTACGGCGCCAGCGCAGATGCGGCGCAGCAGACCGCGCGCGAGATCGAGGCGTTGGGCCGGCGCACGCTGCTGCACCAGGCTGACATGGCCGATTGGAACCAGGCAGCCGAATTGGGCCGACGTGCGCTGGCGCACTTCGGCAAGGTGGACATCTTGATCAACAGCGCGTCCAGCTTCGTTCCGAACGATTACTTCTCCACCACCGAGGCCGACTTCGACAAAGCCTTCGATGTCAACGTCAAGGGGCCGTTCGTGCTCAGCCAGGTGATCGCCCGGGCAATGATGGACGATACAGGCGAGGGCGTGCGCGGCAACATCATCAACATCGTGGATGAGGGCGCCTTCTTCCCCTGGCGCGAATATGTCGCCCATGGCATATCGAAGGCGGCGCTTTTGGCGCTCACGCGCGCACAGGCGCTCAACTTCGGCCCCAAGGTGCGCGTCAATGCCATCTGCCCCGGACCGATCTTGAAGCCGCCGGATTACACCGAGGAGCAATGGCAGGCGCTGCGCAAGACCAATCCGCTGCGGGCGCTCGGCACAGCCGAGCAGGTCGGCGAAATCGTCCTGTTTTTGCTCACCGGCCCGCAGTTCATCAACGGCGATTGCATCATGCTCGACGGCGGGCGCATGTGGCAACACCAATAG
- the glyQS gene encoding glycine--tRNA ligase produces the protein MHTFQDLILALQAFWASKGCLIWQPYNQVVGAGTMNPATFLRVLGPEPWNVAYVEPSVRPDDGRFGQNPNRLYTHTQFQVILKPSPERSQELYLDSLRAIGIDLARHDVRFVEDNWAQPAIGAWGLGWEVWLDGLEITQYTYFQQVGGITLDPVCLEITYGLERIAMAQQGVRNVFDLKWSADRTYGDVKLSDEQERSAYAFHHADVDALRRLFDIYERECKRAIAQGLVLPAHDYVLQCSNTFNLLDTRGAIGVTERQRYLGRMRDLAREIALAYVAQRKQLGFPWLSKGGGREAQAEPAPVVAPPTLAEPQTLLVELGTEELPAGDVPVCQEQLGRYVVEALDAARVAHGEAMLIGTPRRTAVLVRDVAPVQRDIDELVKGPPAKAAFDQDGNPTQAAIGFARRFNLDVHALVVQEDAGNAYVYARKREAGRPTLEVLAQVLPQALGKITFEKTMRWNASNVAFSRPINWIVALLGDRVIPFAFAGVQSGNLSFGPRGEGSPQFSVDHADHYLALIAQHHIIGDRAARRAEIARQVEVAAAGIGGRVAPDDDLLDEVTDLVEQPTAVLCTFEEAFLALPSAVLTAVMRKKQRYFTVLRADGAALLPYFVAVRNGNDAYLDEVRKGNEDVVRARFADAAYFFRQDISQPLEAYLPRLDTITFQTKLGSMLDKTRRIEALVEPIGAQLGVGSAELEIARKAARLCKADLATSMVVEITALQGVMGREYHRRTSNDPDKEAVAEAIFEHYLPRFAGDATPKTPAGLIVSLADKLDSIAGLFAVGLAPKGSADPFALRRAAIGIVQNLIADDRPFSLRAGLEAAMAQLPIAPNAEALEAAHRFILDRARQQFLEEGYRRDAVEAVIAATGDNPARARRFLAQLSAALAREDWPATLDAYARCARIVRTQAQAAGAIVEDPEPAARALAQAVARLEKPADAQSLISNLQSLVVPITRFFDEVLVMSEDPRLRASRLALLQRIVAQADGIADLSTLEGF, from the coding sequence ATGCACACCTTCCAAGACCTCATCCTCGCGCTGCAAGCCTTCTGGGCGTCCAAAGGCTGTTTGATCTGGCAGCCTTATAACCAGGTCGTCGGCGCGGGCACGATGAACCCGGCCACCTTCCTGCGCGTGCTTGGCCCCGAGCCGTGGAACGTGGCCTACGTCGAGCCGTCGGTGCGGCCGGACGATGGCCGCTTCGGCCAGAACCCGAACCGCCTCTACACCCATACCCAGTTTCAAGTCATCCTGAAGCCGTCGCCGGAGCGCTCCCAGGAGTTGTATCTGGACAGCCTGCGCGCCATCGGCATAGACCTGGCGCGCCACGACGTGCGTTTCGTCGAGGACAACTGGGCTCAGCCGGCCATCGGCGCATGGGGCTTGGGCTGGGAAGTCTGGCTGGACGGCCTGGAGATCACCCAGTACACCTACTTTCAGCAGGTCGGCGGCATCACGCTCGACCCCGTGTGCCTGGAGATCACCTACGGCCTGGAACGCATCGCCATGGCGCAGCAGGGCGTGCGCAACGTGTTCGACCTGAAATGGAGCGCCGACCGCACCTACGGCGACGTGAAGCTGTCCGATGAACAGGAGCGCAGCGCGTATGCCTTCCACCACGCCGATGTGGATGCGCTGCGCAGGCTTTTCGACATCTACGAGCGCGAGTGCAAGCGCGCGATTGCGCAGGGGTTGGTGTTGCCGGCGCACGACTACGTGTTGCAATGTTCCAACACCTTCAACTTGCTCGACACCCGCGGCGCCATCGGCGTGACCGAGCGCCAGCGCTACCTTGGCCGCATGCGCGATCTGGCGCGCGAAATCGCATTGGCGTATGTCGCGCAGCGCAAGCAACTTGGCTTCCCCTGGCTCTCGAAGGGCGGAGGGCGAGAGGCCCAGGCGGAGCCGGCTCCGGTCGTCGCCCCGCCGACCCTCGCCGAACCCCAAACGTTGCTCGTCGAGCTGGGCACGGAAGAACTCCCCGCCGGCGACGTGCCCGTGTGCCAGGAGCAGCTCGGCCGCTACGTCGTCGAGGCGCTGGACGCGGCGCGCGTTGCACACGGCGAAGCCATGTTGATCGGCACGCCGCGCCGCACGGCCGTGTTAGTGAGGGATGTTGCGCCCGTGCAGCGCGACATTGACGAGTTGGTTAAAGGCCCGCCGGCCAAGGCCGCCTTCGACCAGGACGGTAATCCCACCCAAGCCGCCATCGGCTTCGCCAGACGCTTTAATTTGGACGTGCACGCATTGGTCGTGCAGGAGGATGCGGGCAACGCGTATGTGTATGCGCGCAAGCGCGAGGCCGGCCGACCCACGCTTGAGGTGCTGGCGCAGGTGTTGCCGCAGGCGCTCGGCAAGATCACTTTCGAGAAGACCATGCGCTGGAACGCCAGTAACGTCGCCTTTTCGCGCCCGATCAACTGGATCGTCGCCTTGCTGGGCGACCGGGTCATCCCGTTCGCCTTTGCCGGCGTGCAAAGCGGCAACCTCAGCTTCGGCCCTCGCGGCGAAGGCTCGCCACAGTTCAGCGTGGATCACGCCGATCATTACCTTGCGCTCATCGCGCAACACCACATCATCGGCGACCGCGCGGCGCGCCGAGCCGAGATCGCCCGCCAGGTCGAGGTCGCAGCGGCCGGCATCGGTGGGCGCGTCGCCCCGGACGACGACCTGCTCGACGAAGTGACCGACCTCGTCGAACAGCCGACGGCCGTGCTCTGCACATTCGAAGAGGCATTCCTCGCGCTGCCCTCGGCGGTGCTGACCGCGGTGATGCGCAAGAAGCAGCGCTACTTCACCGTGCTGCGCGCCGATGGCGCGGCGCTGTTGCCCTACTTCGTCGCCGTGCGCAACGGCAACGACGCGTACCTGGACGAAGTGCGCAAGGGCAACGAGGATGTGGTGCGCGCCCGCTTCGCCGACGCCGCCTACTTCTTCCGGCAGGACATCAGCCAGCCCCTGGAAGCCTACCTGCCGCGCCTCGATACGATCACCTTCCAGACCAAGCTCGGCTCGATGCTGGATAAGACCAGGCGTATCGAGGCGCTCGTGGAGCCGATTGGCGCGCAGTTGGGAGTGGGGAGCGCAGAGTTGGAAATTGCGCGAAAGGCTGCCCGGCTGTGTAAGGCCGACCTGGCGACCAGCATGGTGGTGGAGATCACCGCGCTGCAGGGCGTCATGGGGCGCGAATACCATCGGCGAACGAGCAACGACCCGGATAAGGAAGCCGTGGCGGAGGCGATCTTCGAGCATTACCTGCCGCGCTTCGCCGGCGATGCAACGCCGAAGACGCCCGCCGGCCTGATCGTCTCGCTGGCCGACAAACTCGACAGCATCGCCGGCTTGTTCGCCGTCGGCTTGGCGCCCAAGGGGAGCGCCGATCCTTTCGCGCTCCGTCGCGCCGCCATCGGCATTGTGCAAAACTTGATCGCCGACGACAGACCCTTCTCGCTGCGCGCCGGCTTAGAAGCCGCCATGGCGCAGCTCCCCATCGCCCCGAACGCCGAGGCGTTAGAAGCGGCGCATCGCTTCATCCTCGACCGCGCGCGTCAGCAATTCCTCGAGGAGGGCTATCGCCGCGACGCCGTTGAAGCCGTGATCGCTGCGACCGGCGACAATCCGGCGCGCGCCAGACGTTTCCTCGCCCAGTTGAGCGCGGCATTGGCCCGCGAGGACTGGCCGGCGACGCTGGACGCCTATGCCCGTTGCGCCCGCATCGTCCGAACGCAGGCCCAGGCAGCAGGCGCCATCGTCGAGGACCCCGAGCCGGCGGCGCGAGCATTGGCGCAGGCTGTGGCGCGCCTCGAAAAGCCCGCCGATGCCCAATCGTTGATCTCTAATCTCCAATCTCTCGTCGTCCCGATCACCCGCTTCTTCGACGAAGTGTTGGTGATGTCCGAAGATCCACGCCTGCGCGCGTCGCGCTTGGCGTTGTTGCAGCGCATCGTCGCTCAGGCCGATGGCATCGCCGACCTCAGCACGCTCGAGGGCTTCTGA